In Gemmatimonadota bacterium, a single window of DNA contains:
- a CDS encoding helix-turn-helix transcriptional regulator, with amino-acid sequence MTQVTALVLRAVAAGHRYGFDVMETCALPSGTAYPALRRLEKAGCLRSRWEDASVAHDEGRPRRRTYELTPLGRDALPAAEQKLEEARRLLGAIPQAPSAEAG; translated from the coding sequence ATGACGCAGGTGACAGCTCTCGTTTTGCGGGCGGTGGCCGCCGGCCATCGCTACGGCTTCGACGTCATGGAGACGTGTGCGCTGCCCAGCGGTACGGCGTATCCCGCTCTCAGACGCCTCGAGAAGGCGGGTTGTCTCAGGTCGCGTTGGGAGGACGCCTCGGTCGCACATGACGAAGGGCGTCCCAGGCGGCGCACGTACGAGCTCACGCCTCTGGGCAGGGATGCGCTCCCCGCCGCGGAGCAAAAGCTGGAAGAGGCGCGTCGCCTGCTCGGAGCGATCCCGCAGGCGCCGTCGGCAGAGGCAGGATGA
- a CDS encoding ribbon-helix-helix protein, CopG family: MIKVTFTLDEETASYLDRTAERLRMSKSRVVREAIRIYGEQAGRLSSEERARLLELFAEVTARIPDRPRAEVEQELDDVRTARKEGGRGSLGPR; encoded by the coding sequence ATGATCAAGGTCACCTTCACGTTGGACGAGGAGACGGCTTCCTACCTCGACCGCACCGCCGAACGGCTACGCATGTCCAAGAGTCGGGTCGTTCGCGAGGCGATACGGATCTATGGCGAGCAGGCTGGCCGACTCTCCAGCGAGGAGCGAGCCCGGCTGCTCGAGTTGTTCGCCGAGGTCACCGCACGGATCCCGGACCGGCCGCGGGCGGAGGTCGAGCAGGAGCTCGACGACGTGCGTACTGCCCGCAAGGAGGGAGGCCGAGGCAGCCTGGGCCCGCGGTGA
- a CDS encoding ABC transporter permease, producing MNVARAWVRLTSVLVPAHERADWTEEWLAELAAHDGTMSHAWGALSDAWYLRTEGWTMDAMWRDIRTAVRGLIRKPLFTALAGVTLAVGIGANTAIFSVVDAVLINPLPFPEPERVVSYNHEAPGLGVNVPLIPHSAAMYLYYLENAKALESFAVFSKGNVNLITDGEPQQLTSSQVTHQYFDVIGIQPLLGRGFIEGEDRPGAEPVAVLGYGLYEQTFGEDPSVVGRVVEMNGVQRRVVGVMPDEASFGDEDLWIPLLIETEPNVGSLGLIGTARLAEGATIESANVEMQNLLMQFIEGYPDALPADIVEQAGLAADVKPLKDLFVQDVRQVLWVLLGTVGFVLVIACANVANLFLVRAEARQREQAVRAALGASRSDLIRQYLTESLTLAIGGGLLGLGLAWVGVQGLLRIAPAELPQALQPGIDGSVLVFTAVISVVSGVLFGLFPAFRYGRRDLSYSLKDGGRASTTGRERHRMRSGLVVAQVALALVLLVGSGLMLRSFVALGTVDLGFHPAGSMTYRFALPEAEYPEATQVLAFHRQLTDQLSQTPGVQGVGMINGLPLTGAKSAGPMEPEDQPFPENELGPLVEQRSVTPGYFDAMRITITHGRALEWGDQGDEFRGVVINATLAKAFWPNRAAVGRRIQSQGSENSWEVVGVAADVRFDGVEDEPLPLAYLPIIAGTAEEPAPVRSVDVVVRVAGDPLDAIAVAREAMRAVDPRLPMINPRTVEAVVREAMAAASFTVILLGIAAAVALLLGTVGIYGVISYIVGQRTQEIGVRMALGAPAATVLKGVVADGLRLTGWGIGLGLLGAWGMSRALESILYGVSTTDPMTFGGTALLLTLVATLATWLPARRASRIDPVEALRTE from the coding sequence ATGAACGTTGCGCGTGCCTGGGTCCGCCTGACCTCGGTGCTCGTCCCCGCGCACGAGCGCGCGGATTGGACGGAAGAGTGGCTGGCCGAGCTCGCGGCGCACGACGGAACGATGTCACACGCGTGGGGCGCGCTGTCCGACGCGTGGTACCTGAGAACGGAAGGGTGGACGATGGACGCGATGTGGCGAGATATACGGACGGCTGTACGGGGTCTGATTCGGAAGCCGCTGTTCACGGCGTTGGCGGGGGTCACCCTGGCGGTCGGGATCGGTGCGAACACGGCGATCTTCAGCGTGGTCGACGCCGTGCTCATCAACCCACTGCCGTTTCCCGAGCCCGAGCGAGTGGTCAGTTACAACCACGAAGCGCCGGGCTTGGGCGTGAACGTTCCGCTAATCCCTCATTCCGCTGCCATGTATCTGTACTACCTGGAGAACGCGAAGGCGCTCGAGTCGTTCGCGGTGTTCAGCAAGGGCAACGTCAACCTGATCACCGACGGCGAGCCCCAACAACTGACCTCCAGTCAGGTCACGCATCAGTACTTCGACGTGATCGGCATTCAGCCTTTGCTGGGTCGAGGCTTCATCGAGGGAGAGGACCGACCCGGTGCCGAGCCGGTCGCGGTTCTCGGATACGGCCTCTACGAGCAGACGTTCGGAGAAGACCCATCCGTTGTCGGCCGGGTCGTCGAGATGAACGGCGTGCAACGGCGAGTGGTCGGCGTCATGCCCGATGAAGCATCCTTCGGGGACGAGGATTTGTGGATTCCGCTCCTGATCGAGACCGAGCCGAATGTGGGCTCGCTGGGACTCATCGGGACCGCACGGCTCGCTGAGGGCGCGACGATCGAGTCCGCCAACGTCGAGATGCAAAACCTGCTGATGCAGTTCATCGAAGGGTATCCGGACGCGCTCCCGGCGGACATCGTGGAGCAGGCCGGCCTAGCGGCTGACGTGAAGCCGCTCAAGGACCTCTTCGTGCAGGACGTGCGGCAGGTGCTGTGGGTGTTGCTCGGAACCGTCGGATTCGTGCTTGTCATCGCGTGCGCCAACGTCGCCAACCTTTTCCTGGTGCGCGCCGAAGCGCGTCAGAGGGAGCAGGCGGTGCGCGCGGCTTTGGGCGCGAGCCGCTCAGACCTGATTCGGCAGTACCTCACCGAATCGCTGACGCTCGCTATCGGGGGAGGACTTCTGGGGCTCGGGCTTGCGTGGGTCGGCGTGCAGGGGCTACTCAGGATCGCGCCTGCCGAGCTTCCGCAGGCGCTGCAGCCCGGCATCGACGGGAGCGTGCTCGTGTTCACGGCCGTGATCTCCGTGGTGTCGGGCGTCCTCTTCGGACTCTTCCCCGCGTTCCGCTACGGACGTCGGGACCTGTCGTACTCTCTCAAGGACGGTGGGCGAGCCTCCACTACCGGGAGAGAGCGGCATCGGATGCGGAGCGGGCTCGTCGTCGCACAAGTCGCCCTGGCTCTGGTACTTCTGGTGGGCTCGGGGTTGATGCTGCGGAGCTTCGTCGCGCTCGGCACCGTGGATTTGGGCTTCCATCCGGCGGGTTCGATGACGTACCGCTTCGCACTGCCCGAGGCCGAGTACCCCGAGGCGACGCAGGTCCTGGCCTTCCATCGACAGCTCACAGACCAACTGTCGCAGACGCCCGGCGTCCAGGGGGTGGGCATGATCAACGGTCTCCCGCTCACAGGCGCCAAGTCGGCGGGGCCCATGGAGCCGGAGGACCAACCCTTTCCCGAAAACGAGCTCGGACCGCTCGTGGAGCAGCGCAGCGTTACGCCCGGATACTTCGATGCGATGCGCATCACGATCACCCATGGGCGCGCGCTCGAGTGGGGCGACCAGGGTGATGAATTCAGGGGCGTGGTGATCAATGCCACCCTCGCCAAAGCGTTCTGGCCGAATCGGGCGGCGGTCGGCCGCCGCATTCAGAGCCAGGGCAGTGAGAACTCTTGGGAAGTCGTGGGCGTCGCCGCCGACGTGCGCTTCGACGGCGTGGAGGATGAGCCGCTGCCGTTGGCGTATCTACCCATCATCGCGGGCACCGCGGAAGAACCCGCCCCCGTCCGGTCCGTGGACGTCGTCGTCCGAGTTGCCGGTGACCCGCTCGATGCCATTGCCGTGGCCCGTGAAGCCATGAGGGCCGTCGACCCGCGCCTGCCCATGATCAACCCTCGCACGGTAGAAGCCGTCGTGCGCGAAGCGATGGCGGCTGCTTCGTTTACGGTGATCTTGCTCGGCATCGCGGCTGCGGTAGCGCTGCTGCTCGGCACCGTCGGCATCTACGGGGTCATCTCGTACATCGTGGGCCAGCGCACACAGGAGATCGGTGTGCGCATGGCGCTGGGTGCCCCGGCCGCCACGGTCCTCAAGGGCGTGGTCGCGGACGGACTGCGGCTCACGGGCTGGGGCATAGGACTCGGGCTGCTCGGCGCGTGGGGCATGAGTCGTGCGCTCGAATCGATCCTCTATGGGGTCAGCACGACGGATCCGATGACCTTTGGCGGTACCGCCTTGTTACTGACCCTCGTGGCGACCCTCGCCACGTGGCTTCCCGCCCGGCGGGCGTCTCGCATCGACCCGGTGGAGGCGCTGCGGACCGAGTAG
- a CDS encoding type II toxin-antitoxin system VapC family toxin gives MLDTSVLVEGLGAGGSMREALRDAIAEGERIALPALVLYEWKRGPRIPEEIDAQEALFPSREALPFGPDEAHLAARLYQELPRSRGREVDLAIAASALVWRSRLWTLNVEDFRDVPGLALVTLAKGTP, from the coding sequence TTGCTCGACACATCGGTTCTGGTCGAAGGTTTGGGGGCCGGGGGGTCGATGCGGGAGGCACTTCGTGATGCGATCGCCGAGGGTGAGCGGATCGCCTTGCCGGCGCTCGTTCTGTATGAGTGGAAGCGAGGGCCCCGCATTCCCGAGGAGATCGACGCCCAGGAGGCGCTGTTCCCTTCCCGGGAAGCGCTTCCCTTCGGCCCCGACGAGGCGCATCTCGCAGCCCGACTGTATCAAGAGCTTCCCCGGAGTCGAGGTCGTGAGGTTGACCTTGCCATCGCCGCGAGCGCCCTCGTCTGGCGGTCTAGACTCTGGACGCTCAACGTCGAGGACTTCCGAGACGTTCCCGGGCTGGCGTTAGTGACGCTTGCCAAGGGTACGCCTTAG